In Phormidium yuhuli AB48, one genomic interval encodes:
- the ggt gene encoding gamma-glutamyltransferase codes for MRRLGIVKSGLGCLICLGGWGSFAVEPGLAQELDSYSQGMVVSAHPLASEAGLRMLQQGGNAVDAAVASTFAISVVEPFSAGIGGGGFLLFHEAETGQMHSLDFRERAPLAATEMMYLDEAGEPEPRASLDGHRAVGVPGTVAGLAEVHRRYGVLPWEEVVEPALRLAEEGFIVHQRFVDAVERRQEVLLGNAAAREAFTRQGDLYEVGETLRQPQLAESLRRLAENPGDFYQGEIAEAIAADMAAYGGLVTLADMAAYEPIWRDPVCGMFRQFQVCAMGPPSSGGVHLLQILNLIGDRPLETQGLHHPDTVHFLAEAMRIAYADRATYLGDPDFVEVPVAELISLGYAEYRRPQIDENRAQDSAEVTAVDPSRLRQVGESPETSHLTVVDGDGNGVSLTFTVNGGFGAGVVAAGTGILLNNEMDDFSVAPGVPNLYGLVGGEANAIAPGKTPLSSMTPTIVLEDNRLRLALGSPGGSTIITTVLQVLLNVLVYELDVAEAIAAPRFHHQWLPDRLLLQEGGFDSETVENLRQRGHEIEQWGGWGNANAIVVTEDNRLQGAADPRGDGTALGW; via the coding sequence ATGCGGCGTTTAGGTATCGTCAAATCCGGTTTGGGTTGTCTGATCTGTCTAGGGGGTTGGGGGAGTTTTGCCGTTGAGCCGGGACTGGCCCAGGAGCTGGACTCTTATTCCCAGGGCATGGTGGTGTCAGCTCATCCCTTAGCCAGTGAGGCGGGCCTGAGGATGTTACAGCAGGGGGGCAATGCGGTGGATGCGGCGGTGGCCAGCACCTTTGCGATTTCGGTGGTGGAACCGTTTTCGGCGGGAATTGGTGGTGGTGGCTTTCTGCTATTTCACGAGGCTGAGACGGGCCAGATGCACAGTTTGGATTTTCGTGAGCGGGCCCCCCTGGCGGCAACGGAAATGATGTATTTGGATGAAGCGGGGGAACCGGAACCTCGGGCCAGTTTGGATGGCCATCGGGCCGTTGGGGTTCCGGGAACGGTGGCGGGGTTGGCTGAGGTCCATCGACGCTATGGGGTGCTGCCTTGGGAGGAGGTGGTTGAGCCGGCCCTGAGGTTGGCGGAGGAGGGATTTATAGTACATCAGCGGTTTGTGGATGCGGTGGAACGTCGTCAGGAGGTGCTGTTGGGAAATGCGGCGGCACGAGAGGCGTTTACGCGGCAGGGTGACCTGTATGAGGTGGGGGAAACCTTGCGACAGCCTCAGTTGGCGGAGAGCTTACGGCGGTTGGCGGAGAATCCGGGGGATTTTTATCAGGGGGAGATTGCTGAGGCGATCGCAGCGGATATGGCGGCCTATGGCGGCTTGGTGACTCTGGCGGATATGGCGGCCTATGAACCGATCTGGCGGGACCCGGTCTGTGGGATGTTTCGTCAGTTTCAGGTCTGTGCCATGGGGCCGCCGTCCTCGGGTGGGGTCCATTTGTTGCAGATTCTGAATCTGATTGGCGATCGCCCTCTGGAGACTCAGGGACTTCATCACCCGGATACGGTGCATTTTCTGGCGGAGGCGATGCGGATTGCTTATGCGGATCGAGCGACGTATTTGGGCGATCCTGATTTTGTGGAGGTCCCGGTGGCGGAGTTGATTAGTTTGGGGTATGCCGAGTATCGTCGCCCCCAGATTGATGAGAACCGGGCCCAGGATTCGGCGGAGGTGACGGCGGTGGACCCCTCTCGCTTACGTCAGGTTGGGGAGTCTCCGGAAACCAGTCATTTGACGGTGGTGGATGGGGATGGCAATGGGGTGAGTTTGACCTTTACGGTGAATGGAGGTTTTGGTGCTGGGGTTGTGGCAGCGGGAACGGGAATTTTGCTCAATAATGAGATGGATGATTTTTCCGTGGCCCCTGGGGTTCCAAATCTCTATGGCTTGGTGGGAGGGGAGGCTAATGCGATCGCCCCGGGGAAAACTCCTTTGTCGAGTATGACCCCGACGATTGTGTTGGAGGATAATCGGTTACGTCTGGCGTTAGGCTCTCCTGGGGGCAGTACGATTATCACGACAGTCCTCCAGGTGCTGTTGAATGTGTTGGTGTATGAGTTGGATGTGGCGGAGGCGATCGCCGCTCCCCGCTTCCATCATCAATGGTTACCGGATCGGCTGCTTCTGCAAGAGGGGGGATTTGACTCAGAGACGGTGGAAAATTTGCGGCAACGGGGCCATGAGATTGAACAATGGGGGGGTTGGGGTAATGCCAATGCCATTGTGGTGACGGAGGATAATCGCCTACAAGGGGCCGCTGACCCCCGAGGGGACGGCACTGCGTTAGGCTGGTAG
- a CDS encoding PAS domain S-box protein produces MSMSSDVQTLERPCVERVFEGMSDAIWTIDGSSGEMLYLNPSAERLYGRSLQEFQDSGQTWFEQLEEDDRARIRYMTASLEQTDERADLILEYSIRRADGELRWVSSQIWQVSTERGKRLQGISTDLTEYRQTQEKKNQFEKLAANLPGVIYQYVLEPDGTAYHSYISPRCYDLYGLTPECIQADINMIWDNIHPDDFHGLRTTILKSAEQLSLWTYQWRHYMPSGELKWLSGISQPEQRDNGDIVWDGVLFDITETKQLEAEHDRFFDCALDLFCIISFEGYFKRLNPAWTTTLGYDMDELKARPIMEFLHPDDIPMSELKFADILAGKNVASFENRLRTKSGSYCWLSWTVVPFLEDNTMYAIARDISDLKQAQLERERLIAIIDASPDIIGSSDLEGNVTYLNSGGRKTLGVDANEDLSHYRIEDFLTSEFIVQFQTSVIPQVLKTGSWQGISQIRCLNGTSIPTSQLIISHPETSTSDAYLSTIIRDISDIQTIENQLRQKESFLRTIYDNQGNIVFVVDVCDNGIFRFASWNKFTERMMGISSEDVAGKTPQEAFGLELGELFLQNYRNCISAGRTITYEETFVHQERRLWFQVMLTPLFGGLGTIDRLIGTSTDITERKEVELALQASETKFRSLAQQEKLVNRLAQQIRQSLDPKRILETTVRELYVLLGVDRCYFLWHHPDPASGDLKLAAEAKREDLPTRLDEYPRIFAGLLIPLLETGEIIRIDDVRELPEPSLRIGLQRFGYKSLALFPVETRGTTVGTLACSHEMGPQAWCDHDVALIEVVCDHLAIAIQQALLYQQSREAEQQAKAKTLELETTLRQLQTAQAQLIQAEKMSSLGQLVAGVAHEINNPISFIFGNLVHAKQYNQDLLTLLKLYRATYPEPSPDIQNCIAEIDLDYLLDDIPQLFNSIETGAVRIQEIVRSLRTFSRLDESEVKAINLHEGIESTLTILGSRLRPNSERQEISVLRQYGELPLVNCYAGQLNQVFMNLIANAIDAVEAAMLERPGRDGGCIEVKTWLTAQERVQVQIRDNGTGMEADICDRIFDPFYTTKPVGKGTGLGLSISYQIVVERHGGTLICESTPGQGSTFTVQVPICCPMKVLGDG; encoded by the coding sequence ATGTCTATGTCCTCGGACGTGCAAACCCTAGAACGCCCTTGTGTTGAGCGAGTTTTTGAAGGGATGAGTGACGCCATCTGGACGATTGATGGGTCGTCTGGGGAGATGCTGTACTTGAATCCTTCTGCTGAACGACTTTATGGGCGATCGCTACAGGAGTTTCAGGACAGTGGACAGACCTGGTTTGAGCAATTGGAGGAGGACGATCGCGCTCGCATTCGCTATATGACGGCGAGCCTTGAACAGACGGATGAGAGGGCTGATTTAATTTTAGAGTACTCTATCCGACGCGCTGATGGTGAGTTACGCTGGGTATCAAGCCAGATTTGGCAGGTGTCTACTGAACGGGGCAAACGCTTACAAGGGATTAGCACGGACTTGACGGAGTATCGTCAAACTCAAGAGAAAAAAAATCAGTTTGAAAAATTGGCGGCCAACCTTCCGGGGGTAATTTATCAATACGTTTTAGAGCCTGATGGGACTGCTTATCACTCTTATATCAGCCCTCGTTGCTATGATCTGTATGGACTGACACCGGAGTGTATTCAGGCTGATATTAATATGATTTGGGATAATATTCATCCCGATGATTTCCATGGTCTTCGGACTACCATCTTAAAATCAGCAGAACAACTCAGTCTCTGGACCTATCAATGGCGGCATTATATGCCATCAGGCGAATTAAAATGGTTGTCCGGGATTTCTCAGCCAGAACAACGAGATAATGGTGATATTGTTTGGGATGGAGTCCTGTTTGATATCACAGAAACCAAGCAGCTTGAGGCAGAACACGATCGATTTTTTGATTGTGCTTTAGACTTATTTTGTATTATCAGCTTCGAGGGCTATTTTAAACGACTTAATCCAGCTTGGACAACTACCCTTGGGTATGATATGGATGAGTTAAAGGCTCGTCCAATCATGGAGTTTTTGCATCCTGATGATATTCCCATGAGTGAACTCAAGTTCGCAGATATTCTGGCGGGTAAAAATGTGGCATCTTTTGAAAATCGCCTGCGAACTAAATCCGGGTCTTACTGTTGGTTATCTTGGACAGTCGTTCCGTTTCTAGAAGATAATACAATGTATGCGATCGCCCGAGACATCAGTGACCTCAAACAAGCCCAATTAGAACGGGAGCGGTTAATTGCCATCATTGATGCCTCTCCAGATATCATCGGTAGCTCTGATTTAGAGGGGAACGTTACTTATCTCAATAGTGGCGGACGAAAAACACTGGGAGTAGATGCAAATGAAGATCTATCTCACTATCGAATTGAGGATTTTTTAACCTCAGAGTTTATTGTTCAATTCCAAACTTCGGTTATTCCCCAAGTCTTGAAAACTGGGTCTTGGCAGGGGATTTCCCAGATTCGTTGTCTAAATGGCACCTCAATTCCAACCTCTCAACTCATCATTTCTCATCCGGAAACTTCGACATCTGACGCTTACTTATCCACTATCATTCGTGATATTTCTGATATTCAAACGATTGAAAATCAACTCCGACAAAAAGAAAGTTTTTTGCGAACTATTTATGATAATCAAGGTAATATTGTCTTTGTTGTTGATGTCTGTGATAATGGCATTTTTCGGTTTGCTAGCTGGAATAAATTCACAGAACGAATGATGGGAATCTCTTCAGAGGATGTCGCTGGCAAAACTCCACAAGAAGCATTTGGCTTAGAACTAGGAGAGTTGTTTTTACAGAATTACCGTAACTGTATTTCAGCCGGTCGCACGATTACCTATGAAGAAACCTTTGTACACCAAGAGCGTCGCCTTTGGTTTCAGGTTATGCTGACTCCATTATTTGGTGGCTTGGGAACCATTGATCGCTTGATTGGAACTTCGACCGATATTACTGAACGTAAGGAGGTGGAACTGGCTTTACAAGCATCTGAGACGAAATTTAGATCTCTTGCTCAACAAGAAAAATTGGTTAACCGTTTAGCTCAGCAAATTCGGCAGTCATTAGATCCAAAACGTATTCTAGAAACTACTGTGCGAGAGTTGTACGTTTTGCTGGGTGTTGATCGCTGTTATTTTTTGTGGCATCATCCCGATCCGGCGAGCGGTGATCTGAAACTGGCGGCTGAGGCTAAACGAGAGGATTTACCTACCCGCTTAGATGAGTACCCACGAATTTTTGCTGGACTGCTAATTCCTTTGTTGGAGACTGGGGAAATTATTCGCATTGATGATGTTAGAGAGCTGCCAGAACCTTCATTGAGAATAGGGTTACAACGATTTGGTTATAAGTCCTTGGCTCTGTTCCCCGTGGAGACAAGAGGGACGACGGTGGGAACCTTGGCTTGTAGCCACGAAATGGGTCCGCAGGCTTGGTGCGATCATGATGTGGCGTTAATTGAAGTCGTTTGTGATCATCTGGCCATCGCTATACAGCAAGCCCTGCTGTATCAACAATCCCGAGAGGCTGAACAACAGGCTAAAGCCAAAACTTTAGAACTTGAAACTACCCTACGACAGCTCCAAACTGCCCAAGCTCAACTTATCCAGGCGGAGAAAATGTCTAGTTTAGGGCAATTGGTAGCTGGTGTGGCTCATGAGATTAATAATCCCATTAGTTTTATCTTCGGCAATTTGGTTCATGCCAAACAGTACAATCAAGATTTATTGACTTTATTGAAGTTATACCGCGCAACTTATCCTGAGCCAAGTCCAGATATTCAAAATTGTATCGCTGAGATTGATTTGGATTATTTACTCGATGATATCCCTCAACTGTTTAACTCCATCGAGACAGGGGCTGTGCGGATTCAGGAGATTGTGCGATCGCTGCGTACCTTCTCTCGCCTGGATGAGTCGGAGGTGAAGGCGATCAATTTACATGAGGGTATTGAGAGTACCTTGACGATTCTCGGGAGCCGCCTGCGGCCCAACAGCGAACGTCAGGAGATTTCGGTACTTCGTCAGTATGGGGAGTTACCGCTGGTTAACTGCTATGCTGGACAACTCAACCAGGTGTTTATGAACCTGATTGCTAATGCTATCGATGCAGTGGAGGCGGCGATGTTGGAGCGTCCGGGCAGAGATGGAGGCTGCATTGAGGTGAAGACGTGGTTAACTGCTCAGGAACGGGTACAGGTGCAAATCCGTGATAATGGAACGGGGATGGAGGCGGACATCTGCGATCGCATTTTTGACCCCTTCTACACCACAAAACCGGTGGGGAAAGGCACTGGGTTAGGCTTGTCCATTAGTTATCAAATTGTGGTAGAACGCCATGGGGGAACCCTCATTTGTGAGTCTACCCCCGGCCAGGGCAGTACCTTTACCGTGCAAGTTCCTATATGCTGCCCTATGAAGGTCTTAGGTGATGGTTGA
- a CDS encoding CHAT domain-containing protein — protein sequence MTGRWVSSLLTVSLLLGMGSLSPRLEAQTVLAQGRLSVREVEDLLQQAGQQTQQGQPVQGIETFERALEAARQLQHRQLEAWGLLGIARNYDQIGQRQQALESYKQALILFREINHRSGEATTLNNIGGVYDDLGNRTKALDYYNQALPIRRDVGDRPGEAITLNNIGLVYNALGNQTKALDYYNQALPIRRDVGDRPGEATTLNNIGGVYDALGNQTQALDYFNQALRIQREVGDRLGEANTLYNIGGVYDALGNQTQALNYFNQALPIQREVGDRLGEAKTLNNSAKIHSDLGDHHQSLDYLNQAWSIWRELSNYSGEAATILRNIGKVYNELGNQTKALDYYKQALPIWQEVDDRSGEATTLNNLGLVYNALGNWTEALNNLSQALPIWQEVDDRSGEATTLNAIGAAYSGLGNWTEALKNLNQALPIWQELDDLSGKAATLNNIGRVYHALGKRSEALNYFRQALPISREVGDRSGEATTLHNIGGVYDDLGNRTKALDYYNQALPIRREVGDRSGEATTLNNIGTVYKALGNQTEALDYLNQALLIQREIGDRFLKSHTLNNIGLAYRILGNWTEALNYYNQALPILREVGNRSAESGTLNNIAFVYRYTNQPDKAITYFEDSLNILLELRGELQKEFRETFLQTNRGPAVAFVDFLIDQNQPQRAFEWANRVTTYELADYNRLIGVRVANPEAQAALDDWNNQHQQLQALRQQLQDDFSEALADQMRELEAQVNQQAETLANSYPEVAELFEIEPEDLSQLQASLPEGTVVLQPVLLTNITNVPNSIALFLLSRDHLSVQKVPIEADDFNDWVTDYRQMLQSGDSRYLTLSTTLYDHLIRPVAQDLEALNPQQLAIIATGSLRQFPFETLWDSQEETFLLQQYPIHYLTRLSSRSLLANPASSQGFPLWPIPLLLGVLGIGASLKQHGKLGGTLIAAALISALLSPRLVPGYGVLAFANPQTQDPFNLPGTEAEVEALLALAPDSEIYRQDSATLEQFKRQSPHHRYLHLATHGCFQELGCCLSGREICQDEDQRETHMGANTLLFADGEYPLADAALLGLEDTELVALTACQTSLQTNRDGDAIMGMAYVWERAGARALMATLWNVDDQATEAVVSEFYRLMMQEGLSKAEALREAKLSQVESHPYFWSPLILIGDPR from the coding sequence ATGACTGGACGCTGGGTGAGTTCGCTGTTGACGGTTTCGCTGCTGTTGGGGATGGGGTCTCTGTCGCCGAGGCTGGAGGCGCAGACGGTTTTGGCGCAGGGGAGACTGTCGGTAAGGGAGGTTGAGGATCTGTTACAGCAGGCTGGTCAACAGACACAACAGGGGCAACCTGTGCAGGGGATTGAGACATTTGAACGTGCGTTAGAGGCGGCTCGACAATTGCAGCATCGACAGTTGGAAGCCTGGGGACTTTTGGGAATTGCTCGCAATTATGACCAGATTGGACAAAGACAACAAGCTTTAGAGTCCTATAAACAAGCGCTGATTCTTTTTCGAGAGATTAATCACAGATCGGGGGAAGCCACCACTCTCAATAACATTGGTGGAGTGTACGATGACTTGGGCAACCGGACTAAAGCCCTGGACTATTACAATCAGGCATTGCCAATTCGGCGAGACGTGGGCGATCGCCCAGGGGAAGCTATTACTCTCAACAACATTGGTTTGGTGTACAATGCCTTGGGTAATCAGACGAAAGCCCTGGACTATTACAATCAGGCATTGCCAATTCGGCGAGACGTGGGCGATCGCCCAGGGGAAGCTACCACTCTCAATAACATTGGTGGAGTGTACGATGCCTTGGGCAACCAGACTCAAGCTCTGGACTACTTCAATCAGGCCCTGCGAATTCAGCGAGAGGTGGGCGATCGCTTAGGGGAAGCAAACACTCTCTATAACATTGGTGGAGTGTACGATGCCTTGGGCAACCAGACTCAAGCTCTGAACTACTTCAATCAGGCCCTGCCAATTCAGCGAGAGGTGGGTGATCGCTTAGGGGAAGCCAAGACTCTCAATAACAGTGCTAAGATACACAGTGACTTGGGCGACCACCATCAATCCCTGGACTATTTGAATCAGGCTTGGTCAATTTGGCGAGAATTGAGTAATTACTCAGGGGAAGCCGCCACCATTCTTCGCAACATTGGTAAAGTGTACAATGAATTGGGCAACCAGACGAAAGCCCTGGACTACTACAAGCAAGCCTTGCCAATTTGGCAAGAAGTGGATGATCGCTCCGGGGAAGCCACCACCCTCAATAACCTTGGTCTAGTGTACAATGCCTTGGGCAACTGGACTGAAGCCCTGAACAACCTAAGTCAGGCCTTACCAATTTGGCAAGAAGTGGATGATCGCTCAGGAGAAGCTACCACTCTCAATGCCATAGGTGCAGCGTACAGTGGTTTAGGCAACTGGACTGAAGCTCTGAAAAACCTAAATCAGGCTTTACCAATTTGGCAAGAATTGGACGATCTCTCTGGGAAAGCCGCCACTCTCAATAACATTGGTAGAGTGTACCATGCCTTGGGCAAGCGGAGTGAAGCCCTGAACTATTTCCGTCAGGCTTTGCCAATCAGCCGAGAAGTGGGCGATCGCTCAGGGGAAGCCACCACTCTCCATAACATTGGTGGAGTGTACGATGACTTGGGCAACCGGACTAAAGCCCTGGACTATTACAATCAGGCATTGCCAATTCGGCGAGAGGTGGGCGATCGCTCAGGAGAAGCCACCACTCTCAATAACATTGGTACAGTGTACAAGGCCTTGGGCAACCAGACTGAAGCCCTAGACTACCTGAATCAAGCCTTGCTGATTCAGCGAGAAATCGGCGATCGCTTTCTGAAATCCCATACTCTCAATAACATTGGTTTGGCTTACCGTATCTTGGGCAACTGGACTGAAGCTCTGAACTATTACAATCAAGCCTTGCCAATTTTGCGAGAAGTGGGCAATCGCTCTGCAGAGTCGGGGACTCTCAATAACATAGCCTTTGTCTACCGATACACCAACCAACCTGACAAAGCCATCACCTACTTTGAAGACTCTCTCAACATCCTCCTTGAACTCCGAGGCGAACTGCAAAAAGAATTCCGCGAGACCTTCCTTCAAACCAATCGTGGCCCAGCCGTCGCTTTCGTTGACTTCCTCATCGACCAAAACCAGCCCCAACGGGCCTTTGAATGGGCCAACCGCGTCACCACCTACGAACTCGCCGACTATAATCGTCTCATCGGCGTGCGAGTCGCCAACCCTGAAGCCCAAGCCGCCCTCGATGACTGGAACAACCAACATCAACAACTGCAAGCCCTGCGCCAACAACTCCAAGATGACTTCAGCGAAGCCCTCGCCGACCAAATGCGCGAGTTAGAAGCCCAAGTCAATCAACAAGCCGAAACCCTCGCCAACAGCTACCCCGAAGTCGCCGAACTCTTTGAAATCGAACCCGAAGACCTCAGCCAACTGCAAGCCAGTCTCCCCGAGGGAACCGTCGTCTTACAACCCGTTCTCCTCACTAATATCACAAACGTCCCCAACAGCATCGCCCTCTTTCTCCTCAGCCGCGACCATCTCAGCGTTCAAAAAGTCCCCATCGAGGCCGATGACTTCAACGATTGGGTGACCGACTATCGCCAAATGCTCCAAAGTGGTGATTCCCGCTATCTAACCCTTTCCACAACCCTCTACGACCACCTCATTCGTCCCGTCGCCCAGGACCTTGAAGCCCTCAACCCTCAACAACTGGCCATTATCGCCACGGGGTCTCTGCGCCAATTCCCCTTTGAAACCCTCTGGGATTCTCAGGAGGAAACCTTCCTACTCCAACAGTACCCCATCCATTACCTCACTCGTCTGTCGAGTCGTTCCCTCCTCGCCAATCCCGCCTCCTCCCAAGGCTTCCCCCTCTGGCCCATTCCCCTGCTGCTGGGAGTCCTGGGAATCGGCGCGAGTCTCAAACAGCATGGGAAACTGGGAGGAACCCTCATCGCCGCCGCCCTCATTTCGGCCCTCCTCTCGCCGCGACTGGTTCCCGGCTACGGAGTTCTCGCGTTCGCCAATCCCCAAACCCAAGACCCCTTTAATCTCCCCGGAACTGAAGCGGAAGTGGAGGCCCTGCTGGCCTTGGCCCCAGACAGCGAGATTTACCGCCAAGATTCTGCCACTCTCGAACAGTTCAAACGTCAATCTCCCCATCATCGTTATCTCCATCTGGCCACCCACGGCTGTTTTCAGGAACTGGGCTGTTGTTTGTCGGGGCGAGAGATTTGTCAGGATGAGGACCAACGAGAAACCCACATGGGGGCCAACACTCTCTTATTCGCTGATGGGGAATATCCCCTGGCGGACGCCGCCTTACTGGGGTTGGAGGACACGGAATTGGTGGCCTTAACGGCCTGTCAGACTTCCTTACAGACCAATCGGGATGGGGATGCGATTATGGGCATGGCCTATGTCTGGGAACGAGCCGGGGCCAGGGCCTTGATGGCGACGTTGTGGAATGTGGATGACCAGGCGACGGAGGCGGTGGTGAGCGAGTTTTATCGGTTGATGATGCAGGAGGGGTTGAGTAAGGCTGAGGCGTTGCGGGAGGCGAAGTTGAGTCAGGTTGAGAGTCATCCCTATTTCTGGTCGCCGTTGATTTTGATTGGCGACCCCCGCTAG
- a CDS encoding ribbon-helix-helix domain-containing protein, with protein sequence MNLSLTPEIEQRIADQLNQGHYQSAHEVILAALDLLDRRQQYLTELRQDIAIGATQIEQGQVIDGEQVFDSILNRLQQPNPGQ encoded by the coding sequence ATGAACCTATCACTCACCCCAGAAATCGAACAACGGATTGCGGATCAACTCAACCAAGGACATTACCAATCCGCCCATGAGGTCATCTTAGCCGCCCTAGACCTCCTCGACCGACGCCAGCAATACCTGACTGAACTGCGTCAGGACATCGCGATCGGTGCTACTCAAATTGAACAGGGACAAGTGATAGACGGAGAACAGGTCTTCGACAGCATCCTCAACCGTTTACAGCAACCGAATCCGGGTCAATAA
- a CDS encoding type II toxin-antitoxin system RelE/ParE family toxin, whose amino-acid sequence MGTYSFSEAARADLDAIYESKAAIDRDMAIRFFEQVREKCRQFAQFPNMGKNYNTIQRNLRGFIVDNYIIFYFPRPDGIDIARIINGYRDLESLKIGE is encoded by the coding sequence ATGGGAACCTATTCTTTCTCCGAAGCGGCCCGAGCAGATTTAGATGCAATTTATGAATCGAAAGCTGCCATTGATCGAGATATGGCGATCCGATTTTTTGAACAAGTTCGTGAAAAATGTCGTCAGTTTGCTCAATTTCCCAATATGGGTAAAAATTACAATACTATTCAGAGAAATCTTCGAGGCTTTATCGTCGATAATTACATCATTTTCTACTTTCCTCGACCCGATGGCATTGATATTGCTCGGATTATCAATGGGTATCGAGATTTAGAATCACTCAAGATTGGAGAATAG
- a CDS encoding gamma-glutamylcyclotransferase: MQRLRDNKPGTTMSDRPQGQLTRTRTSRQPCVTPRSLPPSSEPTFYYFAYGSCMCPVDLQRTLGENTCDYVLGTATLQGYRLAFNRRSKRRNCGVLDIVPDASRTVEGVLYRLPWRLSDRLDEREEIPTGGYRRETISVHCGDRHYSQVRTYVVVNKLPAELAPNDWYFSVVLRGAITCGLSEPYCWQLFEHMYRLQQGQGTPRPLQPNCFLPRSA, encoded by the coding sequence ATGCAACGATTGCGAGACAACAAGCCAGGAACGACCATGAGCGATCGCCCCCAAGGACAACTCACCCGCACCCGAACCAGTCGCCAGCCTTGCGTGACTCCTCGTTCTCTCCCCCCGAGTTCGGAACCCACGTTTTACTACTTCGCCTATGGGAGTTGTATGTGTCCAGTGGACTTGCAACGGACTTTAGGAGAAAACACCTGTGATTACGTTCTCGGAACCGCCACCCTACAAGGCTATCGTCTCGCCTTTAACCGTCGCTCAAAACGGCGCAATTGTGGCGTATTAGATATTGTTCCTGACGCATCGCGGACGGTGGAGGGGGTTCTCTATCGGCTTCCTTGGCGTTTGAGCGATCGCCTCGATGAGCGTGAAGAAATCCCCACGGGTGGCTATCGTCGTGAAACCATCAGCGTTCACTGTGGCGATCGTCACTATAGCCAAGTGCGAACCTATGTGGTGGTGAACAAACTCCCGGCTGAATTGGCTCCCAATGATTGGTATTTCAGCGTCGTCTTGCGGGGTGCGATTACCTGCGGACTCTCGGAACCCTATTGCTGGCAATTGTTCGAGCATATGTATCGGTTACAGCAAGGACAGGGAACTCCCCGGCCCCTACAACCCAATTGTTTTTTACCGCGATCGGCCTAG
- a CDS encoding heme o synthase translates to MQNSISPPTSTRLHRNVYEVIQSYVQLTKPRIIVLLLVTTGAAVFLASEGQVDPVVLLATLLGGWLAAAAANTINCLYDRDIDQIMERTSLRPLPSGRVRVRDAMIFAGVLAGLSFILLNTVTNLLAALLAQAGIVFYVLIYTHWLKRHSTQNIVIGGAAGAIPPLVGWAAVTGEVSWSAWVLFLIIFLWTPPHFWALAIYIRDEYAEVDVPMLPVIAGNEVTAKQIWIYTWLMLASTVLLVYPLGDCGLVYVVSAIALSIPFVKKAWLLLGDCENTEVARSLFKYSILYMMLLCGSMALDSLPWAQQVSYTVAQRVETLLSLVSLGA, encoded by the coding sequence ATGCAAAATTCCATTTCTCCCCCGACTTCAACTCGACTCCATCGCAATGTTTACGAGGTGATTCAAAGTTATGTCCAATTAACGAAACCCCGGATTATTGTCTTGTTACTGGTGACAACGGGGGCGGCGGTCTTCCTGGCCTCGGAGGGACAGGTTGACCCGGTTGTTCTCTTGGCGACTCTGTTGGGGGGATGGTTAGCTGCCGCTGCTGCGAACACGATTAACTGTCTCTATGACCGGGATATTGACCAAATCATGGAACGCACTAGCCTACGTCCGTTACCGTCGGGCCGGGTACGGGTTCGGGATGCGATGATTTTTGCTGGGGTTCTGGCGGGATTGTCCTTTATTCTCCTCAATACGGTGACCAATCTCTTGGCGGCGTTGTTGGCCCAGGCGGGGATTGTCTTTTATGTGCTGATTTACACCCATTGGTTGAAGCGTCATTCGACCCAAAATATCGTCATTGGCGGCGCGGCGGGGGCGATTCCCCCTCTGGTGGGTTGGGCCGCTGTGACGGGTGAGGTGAGTTGGTCGGCTTGGGTGTTGTTCTTGATTATTTTTCTCTGGACTCCCCCCCATTTTTGGGCTTTGGCCATTTATATCCGCGATGAGTATGCGGAGGTGGATGTGCCGATGTTACCGGTGATTGCTGGAAATGAGGTGACGGCCAAGCAGATTTGGATTTATACCTGGTTGATGTTGGCCTCGACGGTGTTGTTGGTGTATCCGTTGGGGGATTGTGGCTTGGTGTATGTGGTTTCGGCGATCGCCCTCAGTATCCCGTTTGTTAAGAAGGCTTGGCTATTGTTAGGGGATTGTGAGAATACGGAGGTGGCGCGATCGCTGTTTAAGTATTCCATTCTCTATATGATGTTGCTCTGTGGCAGTATGGCCCTGGATAGTCTCCCTTGGGCGCAACAGGTGAGTTACACGGTGGCACAACGGGTTGAGACGTTACTCAGTTTGGTCAGTTTGGGGGCTTAG